The Paenibacillus tianjinensis genome has a window encoding:
- a CDS encoding AraC family transcriptional regulator: MEHTYSVGSNPVYYDKQNLHVLFAGESQTLPVHQAGPKIYDYYLLHFIESGFGHFTTEHRKYALGPGDCFLIHPGQLVSYVSDQQQPWCYRWAAFTGADADELVLQAGFSPQQPVLTTAEGTVIPGAVTGMMQSFYANKESAHLTSLGYLYLIIGEAAERHLSSSRLAGAESQVKRTVKQMIHYMASQYAHPVSIEQMCGSLGYNRAYLSRIFKQETGLSPVTYLLKLRIEKSRQLLRERPELSVEQVAASVGLTDALYFSRQFKRFCSQSPTSYRLATARHGEK; the protein is encoded by the coding sequence GTGGAACATACTTATTCCGTAGGCTCAAACCCCGTTTACTATGATAAACAGAATCTGCATGTCCTGTTTGCCGGCGAAAGCCAGACCCTGCCGGTACACCAGGCCGGTCCGAAGATCTACGATTATTATCTGCTCCATTTCATCGAATCCGGCTTCGGCCACTTTACTACCGAGCACCGCAAATACGCGCTGGGTCCGGGAGACTGCTTCCTGATCCACCCGGGCCAGCTCGTCAGCTACGTCTCGGATCAGCAGCAGCCCTGGTGTTACCGCTGGGCGGCATTTACCGGAGCAGATGCGGATGAGCTTGTGCTGCAGGCCGGCTTTTCGCCGCAGCAGCCGGTGCTCACCACCGCAGAAGGCACGGTGATCCCCGGAGCTGTAACCGGGATGATGCAATCCTTCTATGCCAATAAGGAGAGCGCCCATCTCACTTCACTCGGTTATCTGTATCTGATTATCGGGGAAGCTGCTGAACGCCACCTCTCCTCCTCGCGGCTGGCGGGGGCGGAATCGCAGGTCAAACGCACCGTAAAGCAAATGATCCACTACATGGCCTCCCAGTATGCCCATCCGGTGTCCATTGAGCAAATGTGCGGCAGCCTGGGCTATAACCGAGCCTACCTGTCGCGGATTTTCAAGCAGGAGACCGGTCTGTCGCCTGTAACCTACCTGCTCAAGCTGCGCATTGAGAAGTCACGCCAGCTGCTGCGCGAGCGTCCGGAGCTGTCAGTCGAACAGGTTGCCGCTTCTGTCGGGCTGACCGATGCGCTGTACTTCTCGCGCCAGTTCAAGCGTTTCTGCAGCCAATCCCCGACATCCTACCGCCTGGCCACTGCGAGGCATGGTGAGAAATAG
- a CDS encoding galactokinase gives MSIQELNSKFIEKYGESTEEARVFYAPGRVNLIGEHLDYNGGYVFPAALDFGTTLIVRPRTDGKVRFASTNFPYEATIDYSEIGKAKTGEWVDYPVGVLVELAKKDLPLTGGYDLLFHGDIPNGSGLSSSASIEVVTGYAFLSLLGGDTDTVEIALLSQRAENQYVGVNSGIMDQFAVANGKRDHAILLMCDTLEYSLVPFATGAYKLVIGNTNKKRGLVDSKYNERRSQCDEALAILKQEVPSLSYLAELKPEQFELHQDKIADETVRRRARHVVEENQRVLDSVEVLKNNDLKQFGLFMNDSHISLRDLYEVSCEELDVMVEEAQRIPGTLGSRMTGAGFGGCTVSLVHEDDVERFIREVGEAYTARTGLTGEFYVCGIGNGVEELEGVK, from the coding sequence ATGAGCATACAGGAACTTAACAGCAAATTTATTGAGAAGTACGGCGAAAGCACCGAGGAGGCGCGGGTATTTTATGCTCCGGGACGTGTAAATCTTATCGGAGAGCATCTGGATTACAACGGCGGTTACGTGTTCCCGGCAGCACTGGACTTCGGCACCACCCTGATCGTGCGTCCGCGTACCGACGGTAAGGTTCGGTTCGCTTCCACGAACTTCCCTTATGAAGCTACTATCGACTACAGTGAAATCGGCAAAGCCAAAACCGGGGAATGGGTGGATTATCCAGTCGGTGTTCTGGTTGAGCTGGCGAAGAAAGATCTTCCGCTCACCGGCGGCTACGATCTGCTGTTCCACGGCGATATTCCGAACGGGTCCGGCCTTTCCTCCTCGGCTTCCATCGAAGTCGTGACCGGCTATGCCTTCCTGTCGCTGCTGGGCGGAGATACGGATACTGTAGAGATTGCCCTGTTGTCCCAGCGCGCAGAGAATCAATACGTGGGTGTCAACTCGGGGATCATGGATCAGTTCGCAGTAGCCAACGGCAAACGCGACCACGCCATTCTCCTGATGTGCGACACGCTGGAATACAGCCTGGTACCATTTGCAACCGGCGCCTATAAGCTGGTAATCGGCAATACGAACAAGAAGAGAGGACTTGTGGATTCCAAGTACAACGAGCGCCGCAGCCAATGCGATGAAGCGCTGGCCATCCTCAAGCAGGAAGTACCTTCCCTGTCCTATCTGGCAGAGCTTAAACCTGAGCAATTCGAGCTCCATCAGGATAAAATTGCTGACGAGACCGTCAGACGCCGTGCCCGCCATGTTGTGGAAGAGAACCAGCGTGTGCTTGACTCTGTGGAGGTGCTGAAGAACAACGACCTGAAGCAGTTCGGCCTGTTCATGAATGACTCCCACATTTCGCTCCGCGATCTGTATGAAGTGAGCTGCGAGGAGCTGGATGTTATGGTTGAAGAAGCACAGCGTATTCCCGGCACCCTCGGTTCCCGGATGACCGGAGCAGGGTTTGGCGGATGTACAGTCTCGCTGGTTCATGAAGATGATGTGGAACGCTTTATCCGTGAAGTAGGCGAAGCTTATACAGCAAGAACCGGTCTTACCGGCGAATTCTATGTATGCGGCATCGGCAACGGTGTAGAAGAACTAGAAGGAGTGAAATAA
- the galE gene encoding UDP-glucose 4-epimerase GalE has translation MAILVTGGAGYIGSHTVAELLDRGEEVVVIDNLLTGHREALLGGKLYEGDLRDKELLAKLFSENKIEAVIHFAASSLVGESMKDPVKYYDNNVYGTQCLLEAMQHAGVDKIVFSSTAATYGEPEKVPIEESDRTEPANVYGETKLTMERMMAWFDKVLGIKYVALRYFNAAGAHSSGKIGEDHRPESHLVPLVLQTALGQRESIAVFGDDYPTEDGTCVRDYIHVSDLADAHIRAVTYLRSGSASNIFNLGNGLGFSVKQVIEAAKKVTGRDIPVVVQERRAGDPAVLVASSAKARSVLGWNPQRADIEDIIQSAWNWHSANPQGYGE, from the coding sequence ATGGCGATTCTAGTAACAGGCGGAGCAGGGTATATCGGATCTCATACAGTGGCGGAGCTGCTGGACCGGGGTGAGGAAGTTGTTGTTATCGACAATCTGCTGACAGGGCACCGTGAGGCGCTGCTGGGCGGCAAGCTGTATGAGGGCGATCTGCGCGATAAGGAGCTGCTGGCGAAGCTGTTCTCCGAGAACAAGATTGAAGCGGTAATTCATTTTGCCGCCAGCTCGCTGGTCGGTGAGAGCATGAAGGACCCGGTTAAATACTACGATAACAATGTGTACGGCACCCAATGTCTGCTGGAAGCCATGCAGCATGCCGGTGTGGACAAAATCGTCTTCTCCTCGACGGCGGCGACCTACGGCGAACCGGAAAAGGTGCCTATTGAGGAAAGCGACCGCACAGAGCCGGCGAATGTATACGGTGAAACCAAGCTGACCATGGAGCGCATGATGGCCTGGTTCGACAAAGTACTAGGCATCAAATATGTCGCACTCCGCTACTTTAACGCTGCTGGCGCACATAGCAGCGGCAAAATCGGCGAAGACCACCGTCCGGAGAGCCATCTGGTTCCGCTGGTACTGCAAACAGCACTTGGCCAGCGCGAGAGTATTGCTGTCTTCGGAGATGACTATCCGACGGAGGACGGAACCTGTGTACGCGACTACATCCATGTCAGCGACCTGGCTGATGCCCATATCCGCGCGGTAACCTATCTGCGCAGCGGCAGCGCCAGCAATATTTTCAACCTTGGTAACGGTCTAGGCTTCTCGGTGAAGCAAGTGATTGAAGCTGCCAAGAAGGTAACAGGCCGGGATATTCCAGTTGTTGTCCAGGAGCGCCGCGCCGGTGACCCGGCGGTGCTGGTAGCTTCCTCGGCTAAAGCGCGTTCGGTACTCGGCTGGAATCCGCAGCGTGCAGACATCGAAGATATCATTCAGAGCGCCTGGAACTGGCATTCTGCGAACCCGCAGGGTTACGGAGAATAA
- a CDS encoding UDP-glucose--hexose-1-phosphate uridylyltransferase: protein MPNVNHAAPAGQQALYAIEQLVLFASHHQLIQPADVDYSRNELLDQFGFSEPYALEFNEAPLTSPQAPLDVLIDYGFETGIIPENTDTYRDLLDAKIMGLLMARPSEVNAEFYRLTAEQGITAATDRFYKLSIDSNYIRMDRVAKNVYWLQDSPYGDIEMTINLSKPEKSPKEIAMARLLPPPVYPKCQLCRENVGYAGRVNHPPRQNLRIIPMELNNEKWFFQYSPYVYYNEHCIVFHHDHVPMKLTKDTLKRLLSFVESFPHYFIGSNADLPIVGGSILTHDHFQGGRHTFPIQKAPKEDSFTHASYPGVSLSIVKWPMSVLRLHGEDPTVLLECGNALYEAWQGYSDREADVLAFSDVEGVQTPHNTVTPIVRRAEDGGFEMDLVLRNNRTSEEYPEGIFHPHREMHHIKKENIGLIEVMGLAILPGRLKEELDAVAGILAGDQALQRAVKNEEGHALALHASWIDELVERFGTGLDREEAVKVVQNEVGIKFTHILEHAGVYKRTPEGQAAFRRFVQSFGAV, encoded by the coding sequence ATGCCTAACGTTAACCATGCCGCTCCCGCCGGACAGCAGGCCTTGTATGCGATCGAACAGCTTGTCCTGTTCGCTTCGCACCACCAGCTGATCCAGCCGGCGGATGTCGATTACAGCCGCAATGAATTGCTCGACCAGTTCGGATTCAGCGAGCCTTATGCTCTGGAGTTCAACGAAGCTCCGCTGACCAGCCCGCAGGCTCCACTTGATGTGCTGATTGATTACGGCTTCGAAACCGGGATTATTCCGGAGAACACCGATACGTACCGCGATCTGCTGGATGCCAAAATCATGGGACTGCTGATGGCTCGGCCTTCGGAGGTGAACGCCGAGTTCTACAGGCTTACTGCCGAGCAGGGCATAACTGCGGCTACAGACCGCTTCTATAAGCTGAGCATCGATTCCAACTATATTCGGATGGACCGTGTCGCTAAGAATGTCTACTGGCTGCAGGATTCGCCGTACGGTGACATTGAGATGACGATCAATCTGTCTAAGCCGGAGAAAAGTCCAAAGGAAATCGCCATGGCCCGGCTGCTGCCGCCGCCGGTCTATCCGAAATGCCAGCTCTGCCGCGAGAATGTCGGTTATGCCGGCCGGGTTAATCACCCGCCGCGTCAGAACCTGCGCATTATTCCGATGGAGCTGAACAACGAGAAATGGTTCTTCCAGTATTCACCGTATGTGTACTATAACGAGCATTGCATCGTCTTCCATCATGATCATGTGCCGATGAAGCTGACCAAGGATACGCTGAAACGGCTGCTCTCCTTTGTAGAGTCTTTCCCGCATTATTTCATCGGATCCAACGCGGATCTGCCTATAGTAGGCGGGTCGATCCTGACCCACGATCATTTCCAGGGCGGACGGCATACCTTCCCGATCCAGAAAGCGCCGAAGGAGGACAGCTTCACTCACGCCTCTTATCCTGGGGTAAGCCTAAGCATCGTCAAATGGCCGATGTCGGTACTGCGTCTGCATGGGGAAGACCCGACAGTGCTTCTGGAATGCGGAAATGCACTGTATGAAGCCTGGCAGGGCTACAGTGACCGGGAAGCTGATGTGCTGGCGTTCAGTGACGTAGAAGGAGTGCAGACTCCGCATAATACGGTTACTCCTATTGTGCGCCGTGCAGAGGATGGAGGCTTCGAGATGGATCTGGTGCTGCGCAACAACCGGACCAGCGAGGAGTATCCTGAAGGGATCTTCCACCCGCACCGGGAGATGCACCATATCAAGAAGGAGAACATCGGCCTGATTGAGGTAATGGGGCTGGCGATTCTGCCGGGACGCCTGAAGGAAGAGCTTGATGCGGTTGCCGGGATTCTTGCCGGAGATCAGGCGCTGCAGCGGGCAGTGAAGAATGAAGAAGGCCACGCACTGGCACTGCATGCCTCCTGGATCGATGAGCTTGTGGAACGCTTCGGCACGGGACTTGACCGTGAGGAAGCGGTTAAGGTTGTACAGAATGAGGTGGGCATCAAGTTCACGCATATTCTGGAGCATGCCGGAGTATACAAACGGACACCGGAAGGACAGGCAGCCTTCCGCCGGTTCGTCCAAAGCTTCGGTGCAGTATAA
- a CDS encoding iron-containing alcohol dehydrogenase translates to MRKFDFYNPTKLIFGQGTLQALQTEVPKYGKNVLLMYGGGSIKRSGLYDNVLAELKAIGAVVTELAGVEPNPRLSTVHKGVELCREHNIELILAVGGGSVLDCAKAVAVGAKYEGDMWDFVERKAAPQGALPLGTVLTMAATGSEMNNGSVITNEVTKEKMGWGSVHAYPAFSILDPENTFSLPRDQTVYGMVDIMSHTLEHYFHTDGNTPLQDGFCETLLRTVIETAPKLIEDLNNYELRETIMYCGTMALNGMVSMGFAGDWATHNIEHAVSAVYDIPHGGGLAILFPQWMKYNLSTNPARFRQLAVNVFGIDPSGKTDEEAGLEGIEALRSFWDSIGAPKTLGDYNIDDSEIGSMADKAVRFGPFGNFRKLQREDVVEIYKMAL, encoded by the coding sequence ATGCGTAAATTTGATTTTTATAACCCTACCAAGCTGATATTTGGACAAGGAACCTTGCAGGCGCTGCAAACGGAAGTGCCGAAATACGGTAAAAATGTACTGCTGATGTACGGGGGCGGCAGCATCAAACGCAGCGGTCTCTATGATAATGTGCTTGCAGAGCTGAAGGCAATCGGAGCGGTCGTTACAGAATTGGCCGGAGTTGAACCGAATCCGCGCTTGTCCACTGTACATAAAGGCGTGGAACTGTGCCGTGAGCACAATATTGAGCTGATTCTTGCTGTCGGAGGCGGAAGCGTGCTGGACTGCGCCAAAGCTGTAGCAGTAGGAGCGAAATATGAAGGCGACATGTGGGACTTTGTAGAACGTAAGGCCGCTCCGCAGGGCGCACTGCCGCTGGGCACGGTGCTGACAATGGCAGCGACGGGTTCGGAAATGAACAACGGTTCAGTAATCACAAATGAAGTCACCAAGGAGAAAATGGGCTGGGGCAGTGTACATGCTTACCCGGCATTCTCTATTCTTGATCCCGAGAATACCTTCTCTCTGCCGCGTGACCAAACCGTCTATGGCATGGTGGACATCATGTCCCATACGCTGGAGCATTATTTCCACACCGACGGCAATACGCCGCTGCAGGACGGCTTCTGTGAGACGCTGCTGCGCACCGTCATTGAAACGGCTCCGAAGCTGATCGAGGATCTGAACAATTATGAGCTGCGTGAAACGATCATGTACTGCGGAACGATGGCGCTGAACGGTATGGTGAGCATGGGCTTCGCCGGTGACTGGGCTACGCATAACATTGAGCATGCCGTCTCAGCAGTATATGATATACCGCATGGCGGAGGATTGGCGATTCTTTTCCCGCAGTGGATGAAGTACAATCTCAGTACGAATCCTGCCCGCTTCCGCCAGCTTGCGGTGAACGTATTCGGAATTGATCCTTCCGGCAAAACGGATGAAGAAGCAGGACTGGAGGGAATTGAAGCCCTGCGCAGCTTCTGGGATTCCATCGGCGCTCCGAAGACGCTCGGTGATTATAACATCGATGACAGCGAAATCGGCAGCATGGCCGATAAAGCCGTGCGGTTCGGGCCTTTCGGCAACTTCCGCAAGCTGCAGCGCGAGGATGTTGTGGAAATTTACAAAATGGCGCTATAA
- a CDS encoding protease: MQTLYLGCLTLGVIFALVSVLVGDLIGGTLHGIFDFVSFDFLNPAVLTGAVTVFGGAGILLTRYSGLEDGAVLALALLIAAFMAVVLYLAVIKPMDKSEMSTGFSMNDLPGKIGEITVPVPAAGYGEIMVKFGAGNSLHTAASFEHQPLPAGIKVVVVEVREGVALVSEFEERKGADM, from the coding sequence ATGCAAACGCTGTATTTGGGCTGTTTGACGCTGGGCGTAATTTTTGCGTTGGTCAGTGTGCTGGTGGGGGATCTGATCGGGGGTACTTTGCACGGGATTTTTGATTTCGTCTCGTTTGATTTCCTGAATCCTGCGGTGCTGACAGGAGCAGTTACGGTATTCGGAGGAGCAGGAATCCTGCTTACGCGCTACAGCGGGCTGGAAGATGGTGCTGTTCTTGCCTTGGCATTGCTGATAGCGGCGTTTATGGCGGTGGTCCTGTATCTCGCAGTGATCAAGCCGATGGATAAAAGCGAGATGTCCACGGGCTTCTCTATGAATGATCTGCCCGGTAAGATAGGTGAAATCACGGTCCCGGTTCCGGCGGCAGGCTATGGGGAGATCATGGTGAAGTTTGGCGCGGGCAACAGTCTGCACACGGCGGCGAGCTTCGAACACCAGCCCCTTCCTGCCGGGATTAAGGTAGTTGTTGTGGAGGTCCGTGAAGGCGTTGCACTTGTATCAGAATTTGAAGAGAGAAAAGGAGCGGATATGTAA
- a CDS encoding flotillin family protein, translating to MYDIIPDYLLIPAVVVAVLFVLGIAFWARYKTVGPDEGMIVTGSFLGRNHISDDGSGRKIKIVRGGGAFILPVFQKAEFMSLLSHKLDVTTPEVYTEQGVPVIADGVAIIKVGSSTEDVATAAEQFMGKPIDALKSEAQEVLEGHLRAILGSMTVEEVYRNRDRFAQEVQGVAARDLKKMGLQIVSFTIKDVRDKHGYLEALGKPRIAAVKRDAEIAEAEALRDARIQKANAEEQGQKAELLRDTNIAEASKDNQLKVAAFKRDQDTAKAEADQAYHIQEARAKQTVVEEQMKVELVRKEREIDLQAKEIQVREKQYDAEVKKKAEADRYAVEQAAEADKAKRMREADALQYSIEKQAQATSEQKRLEGQAVADAELAKGKAEAEVIRLRGLAEAEAKEKLAEAFQKFGEAAVLDIIVKMLPDLAGRIAEPLASIDKLTVVDTGNGEGAARVSNYVTQLMSTAPEMLKSVSGIDVEALIKGLTKKSVPAPAGSIIHAVPQPQSPAESKELNE from the coding sequence ATGTACGATATTATTCCTGATTATTTGTTAATTCCTGCAGTAGTTGTTGCTGTACTGTTTGTACTGGGGATCGCTTTCTGGGCCCGTTATAAGACAGTAGGCCCTGATGAAGGGATGATTGTCACCGGTTCGTTTCTTGGCAGGAATCATATCTCCGATGATGGCTCCGGCCGCAAAATCAAAATTGTCCGCGGGGGAGGCGCCTTTATCCTCCCGGTGTTCCAGAAGGCCGAATTTATGTCGCTGCTCTCCCATAAGCTTGATGTGACAACCCCGGAAGTATACACCGAGCAAGGAGTTCCCGTTATTGCCGACGGCGTGGCGATCATTAAGGTGGGCAGCTCCACTGAGGATGTGGCAACAGCTGCTGAGCAGTTCATGGGGAAACCGATCGATGCGCTGAAAAGTGAAGCCCAGGAGGTGCTTGAGGGTCATCTGCGGGCTATTCTCGGTTCAATGACCGTAGAAGAGGTGTACCGGAACCGGGACCGATTTGCCCAGGAGGTGCAGGGCGTGGCTGCGCGTGATCTGAAGAAAATGGGGCTGCAGATCGTCTCGTTCACAATTAAGGATGTGCGCGACAAGCACGGTTACCTTGAAGCACTCGGGAAGCCGCGGATTGCCGCTGTGAAGCGGGATGCGGAAATCGCTGAAGCGGAAGCACTGCGGGATGCGCGGATCCAGAAGGCGAATGCGGAGGAGCAGGGGCAAAAAGCTGAGCTGCTGCGTGATACGAACATCGCCGAAGCGTCGAAGGACAATCAGCTAAAGGTCGCTGCGTTTAAGCGTGATCAGGATACGGCCAAGGCGGAGGCCGACCAGGCCTACCATATCCAGGAGGCGCGTGCTAAGCAGACAGTGGTAGAGGAGCAGATGAAAGTTGAGCTGGTCCGCAAGGAGCGCGAAATCGATCTGCAGGCTAAGGAAATCCAGGTCCGCGAGAAGCAGTATGATGCGGAAGTGAAAAAAAAGGCGGAAGCCGACCGCTATGCGGTAGAGCAGGCGGCGGAAGCCGACAAGGCCAAACGGATGCGCGAGGCGGATGCCCTGCAGTACAGTATCGAGAAGCAGGCACAGGCGACTTCCGAGCAGAAGCGGCTTGAGGGTCAGGCGGTGGCCGATGCAGAGCTGGCCAAAGGTAAAGCGGAAGCCGAGGTTATCCGGCTGCGCGGTCTTGCCGAAGCAGAGGCTAAGGAAAAGCTGGCTGAAGCCTTCCAGAAGTTTGGCGAAGCTGCTGTCCTCGACATCATCGTCAAGATGCTGCCTGACTTGGCCGGTCGGATTGCCGAGCCGCTGGCTTCCATCGACAAGCTTACAGTAGTGGATACCGGCAACGGTGAAGGTGCAGCCCGGGTCAGCAATTATGTGACCCAGCTGATGTCCACCGCCCCGGAAATGCTGAAGAGCGTCTCCGGCATTGATGTAGAGGCACTGATCAAAGGACTCACCAAGAAATCCGTGCCGGCGCCTGCAGGCAGCATCATCCATGCTGTGCCGCAGCCGCAAAGTCCGGCTGAGAGCAAGGAGTTAAACGAATAG
- the glcT gene encoding glucose PTS transporter transcription antiterminator GlcT, translating to MGSITVAKVLNNNVIIAQHPQYAEVVVIGKGIGFNRKSRDKINLSSVEKMFILRNQQEQEQYKQLVPQVDEKLIEVVQEIVLHIIQSSSQPLNEHIHIALTDHISFAIRRNEQNIAIHNPFLYETKEIYPEEYRLAEYAIGRINEIMAVTLPVDEIGFVALHIVSALSNRDISEVKQHSLLIGDLVNLVEDNLNYRVPRDSLDYSRLVTHLRFVLERLRRGETVRETSSLDGLMKREYPEMYMLAWKLTKVIEQRVRIPVYPAEVSYLTIHLQRLAQKKEDEADMEQER from the coding sequence GTGGGCAGCATAACAGTGGCCAAGGTACTCAATAACAATGTAATTATTGCCCAGCACCCCCAATATGCCGAGGTTGTCGTGATTGGCAAGGGAATCGGGTTTAACCGTAAAAGCCGTGACAAAATCAATCTGTCCTCCGTGGAAAAGATGTTTATTCTACGCAACCAGCAGGAGCAGGAACAGTATAAGCAGCTGGTCCCCCAGGTAGACGAGAAGCTCATTGAGGTTGTGCAGGAAATCGTACTGCATATTATTCAGAGCAGCAGTCAGCCGCTCAATGAACACATCCATATTGCACTTACAGATCATATTTCATTTGCCATTCGCCGTAATGAGCAGAATATCGCAATTCACAATCCTTTTCTGTATGAGACCAAAGAAATTTATCCGGAAGAATACAGACTGGCAGAGTATGCGATAGGAAGGATTAACGAGATCATGGCGGTAACTTTGCCGGTCGATGAGATTGGTTTCGTTGCCCTGCATATTGTCAGTGCGCTCAGCAACCGGGATATCTCGGAGGTGAAGCAGCATTCGCTGCTGATCGGAGATTTAGTGAACCTGGTGGAAGATAATTTGAATTACCGTGTTCCGCGTGATTCGCTGGATTATTCTAGGCTGGTCACCCATCTGCGTTTCGTGCTGGAAAGGCTGCGCCGCGGTGAAACGGTGCGGGAAACCTCCTCCCTGGACGGACTGATGAAGCGTGAGTATCCGGAAATGTACATGCTGGCCTGGAAGCTGACCAAAGTCATTGAACAACGGGTCCGTATTCCCGTATATCCGGCAGAAGTAAGCTATCTGACGATTCATTTGCAGCGCCTGGCTCAGAAGAAAGAGGATGAGGCGGATATGGAGCAAGAGCGGTAA
- the ptsG gene encoding glucose-specific PTS transporter subunit IIBC, whose product MFKKLFGVLQRVGKALMLPVAILPAAGLLLGIGNMLVNPDFLQYVPALENDVVQAIANVLMNSGQIVFSNLSLLFAVGVAIGLAGGEGVAGLAAIIGFLVMNVTMGTVLGINEWVLSKQDFAYASVLGIPTLQTGVFGGILVGILAASMYKRFFRIELPSYLGFFAGKRFVPIMTAVTSLILGLALTIIWPPIQHGLNYVSQSMINTNLTLSAFIFGVIERSLIPFGLHHIFYSPFWYEFGSYIDKAGNLVRGDQRIFMQQLRDGVEFTAGTFTTGKYPFMMFGLPAAALAIYHEARPEHKKVVGSLMVSAALTSFLTGITEPLEFSFLFVAPLLFAVHAIFAGLSFMTMHILNVKIGMTFSGGFIDYVLFGIIPNRTAWWLVIPVGLVIAVIYYFGFRFVIRKFNLKTPGREDPTDDTEETDGAAVSTTGDDLPRNILAALGGKENITHLDACITRLRVEVKDKAGVDKNRLKKLGASGVLEVGNNVQAIFGTRSDTIKSQIQDVMNGRTPAPAPAAPQPELEKAAGEQGTAIIPEDIVSPVNGELLDITQVPDAVFSQKMTGDGFAFLSNDGKIASPVYGKVFNVFPSKHAIGIMSDGGKEVLVHIGVNTVKLKGQGFTVLVEEGDLVAAGQPIMEVDLEYVKANAPSVISPVIFSNLPEGSTVTLKKPGKVVIGDKDIITIQ is encoded by the coding sequence ATGTTCAAAAAGTTGTTTGGCGTTTTGCAGAGAGTCGGTAAGGCTCTGATGCTTCCTGTAGCAATTCTGCCTGCGGCAGGTCTGCTGCTCGGAATCGGCAACATGCTGGTTAACCCTGACTTCCTTCAATATGTTCCGGCATTGGAAAACGATGTGGTTCAAGCCATTGCCAATGTGTTGATGAACTCAGGACAAATTGTCTTTAGTAACCTGTCACTCCTGTTTGCAGTCGGGGTAGCCATCGGGCTTGCCGGCGGTGAAGGGGTAGCCGGACTTGCAGCGATTATTGGTTTCCTGGTTATGAACGTGACCATGGGTACCGTGCTTGGAATCAATGAATGGGTGCTGAGCAAGCAGGACTTTGCTTATGCCAGCGTCTTGGGGATTCCAACCCTGCAGACCGGTGTGTTCGGCGGTATCCTCGTCGGGATACTCGCAGCGTCTATGTACAAACGGTTCTTCCGTATTGAGCTGCCGTCGTACTTAGGCTTCTTTGCAGGAAAACGTTTTGTGCCGATTATGACGGCTGTAACCTCATTGATCCTCGGTCTTGCACTGACGATCATCTGGCCGCCAATCCAGCATGGCCTGAACTATGTGTCGCAGAGTATGATCAACACGAATCTGACGCTTTCGGCCTTCATTTTCGGGGTCATTGAGCGTTCATTGATTCCTTTCGGTCTGCATCACATTTTCTACTCGCCATTCTGGTATGAATTTGGAAGCTACATCGATAAAGCCGGCAACCTGGTCCGCGGGGACCAGCGGATCTTCATGCAGCAGCTGCGCGACGGTGTAGAATTCACAGCGGGTACCTTCACTACCGGTAAATATCCGTTCATGATGTTCGGTCTGCCGGCAGCAGCACTGGCGATTTACCATGAAGCCAGACCCGAGCACAAAAAGGTTGTCGGAAGCTTGATGGTATCTGCAGCGCTCACTTCCTTCCTGACAGGGATTACTGAGCCGCTGGAATTCTCATTCCTGTTTGTTGCACCGCTGTTGTTTGCAGTACATGCGATTTTTGCCGGATTGTCCTTTATGACCATGCACATTCTGAATGTGAAGATCGGGATGACCTTCTCCGGCGGTTTCATCGACTATGTATTGTTCGGTATTATTCCGAACCGTACAGCTTGGTGGCTGGTTATTCCGGTAGGTCTGGTGATTGCTGTAATTTACTACTTCGGATTCCGCTTCGTTATCCGCAAGTTCAATCTCAAAACTCCGGGCCGTGAAGATCCGACTGATGATACAGAAGAAACGGATGGCGCAGCCGTCTCCACAACCGGTGACGATCTGCCGCGCAACATTCTTGCTGCGCTAGGCGGCAAAGAGAACATCACGCATCTGGATGCCTGCATCACCCGTCTCCGGGTTGAGGTTAAGGATAAAGCGGGTGTCGATAAGAACCGTCTGAAGAAACTTGGCGCTTCCGGGGTGCTTGAAGTCGGAAACAACGTTCAGGCGATTTTCGGAACTCGTTCCGATACCATTAAATCGCAGATTCAGGATGTTATGAACGGCAGAACACCTGCGCCTGCCCCTGCTGCTCCGCAGCCTGAGCTTGAAAAAGCAGCAGGTGAACAAGGAACAGCGATCATTCCAGAGGACATTGTATCTCCGGTTAACGGCGAGCTGCTTGATATTACGCAGGTTCCTGACGCTGTCTTCTCGCAAAAAATGACAGGTGACGGCTTTGCCTTCCTGTCCAATGACGGCAAAATTGCTTCGCCGGTATACGGTAAAGTATTCAATGTATTCCCAAGTAAGCATGCAATCGGCATTATGTCCGACGGCGGCAAGGAAGTACTTGTACACATTGGCGTAAATACAGTGAAGCTGAAGGGTCAAGGATTTACGGTTCTTGTCGAAGAAGGCGATCTGGTAGCAGCCGGACAGCCGATTATGGAAGTGGATCTGGAGTATGTGAAAGCCAATGCGCCTTCCGTTATTTCACCGGTCATCTTCTCCAATCTGCCGGAAGGTTCTACAGTTACCCTGAAAAAGCCGGGCAAGGTTGTTATCGGCGACAAGGATATCATCACGATTCAGTAA